The region CAGCGAGTCGACGCCGTCCTCGTGGGGACAGCGTTGATGCGCGCCGCCGACCCTGGTCCGTTGATCGCAGGTTTGGCGGCCATCCGACGAAGGTAGTGATCGCGCAGCGAGACTGCTGCGCGATCACTCCCGGCTCGTCAATTCGCGGCGGTCGTGCGGATCGCGGTCGGTCGCGTGGTCGAGGGACGCCCGTCGGTGCTCGCGGGGCGGTCGGTGGTCGACGGCAGGCAGTTGAACGCGTCGAGGATCCGTTGCTTCTGCTCGCGTGTGATGACGCCTTGCTCGACCAGACGCGTGAGCACGGCGTTCAGTTTCAGGCAGAAGCGGCGGTGATGCTCGCGTTCGGGCTGCGCTCCGTCTTCGCTGATGGTCTGCGCGTTGTCTGCCGGGACGGCGGTGGGCGCGGCCAGATCGGATGCCGGCACGGCGGCGAATGCCGCGGAGCCCATGAGCGTGGTGCCGAGGATCGCGGTCGCCAGGAAGATGGTGATGCGCTTCGTCAGGTTCGCCATGTCGTTCCTCCAGAGATGTTTTCCGGAGAAACGGCGCGCTTCGCCCGGCCATAGCCGGTTTCGGAGTCCTCTTACAGAGAGTTAACGACTACGAAACGCGCTCGATGATCGCGGCGATTCTCAAGCACTAAGCGTTTTGGACCGATTCCTACTCTTCACCCCGTGACAGCGATCGCCGTGGACACGACGACGGAACGCTTGCGCTGGGAGGCCGCGTACCGAAGCGCCTTTCCTCGCGTCTACCGGGGCCTGCTCGCGCTCGGGGCACGACCCGAAGAGGCCGAGGACGCGCTCCAGGACGCGTTCTTGAAAGGCCTCGAACGATCGTCGGACAGACCAGTGGCATCCGTCGATGGATGGATCTTCGTCGTCGCGTCACGCGGATGGCGAGGTCGCCGCATCCGCGACCGGGTCTTGCTTCCCTGGACTCTGCTCATCGAGCGCGAGGCGCCGCGACTCATGGACGCGTCGGACGACGTCCTCAGCGCGCTTCGAAAGCTGCCGCTTCGTCAACGCCAGATCGTTGTCGCCCGCTACGTCGTCGGCCTCTCGCAGGAGGAGACCGCAGCGCACTTCGGGATCGCGCGCGGGACCGTGTCGGCGACGACGACCCAGGCGATCGCCGCCTTGCGGCGGCACATGGAGGTGCAGGAATGACGACTCCATCAGAGCAAT is a window of Candidatus Limnocylindria bacterium DNA encoding:
- a CDS encoding RNA polymerase sigma factor, translating into MTAIAVDTTTERLRWEAAYRSAFPRVYRGLLALGARPEEAEDALQDAFLKGLERSSDRPVASVDGWIFVVASRGWRGRRIRDRVLLPWTLLIEREAPRLMDASDDVLSALRKLPLRQRQIVVARYVVGLSQEETAAHFGIARGTVSATTTQAIAALRRHMEVQE